One genomic window of Rhizomicrobium sp. includes the following:
- a CDS encoding class I SAM-dependent methyltransferase, giving the protein MTEHAALMDRVYRHQRYIYDATRKYYLFGRDRLIRELALKPGARVIEVGCGTSRNLVKIAQAYPGTVLYGLDASAEMLETSAKAIARAGLTGRVKLVQAYAEDLGPGLFGEGEPFDAIVFSYSLSMIPDWRKALSAAQAALAPGGKIHVVDFGDLKGLGRLGERLLRFWLSLFHVAPREELLRSIEAGSGKGSLELLTGRYAFVWTAGRSDGFWSADHGPV; this is encoded by the coding sequence ATGACCGAACATGCCGCGCTGATGGACCGGGTCTACCGGCACCAGCGCTACATTTACGATGCCACGCGCAAATACTACCTTTTCGGGCGCGACAGGCTGATCCGCGAACTGGCGCTGAAGCCCGGGGCGCGGGTGATCGAGGTCGGGTGCGGCACCTCGCGCAACCTCGTCAAGATCGCGCAGGCCTATCCCGGCACGGTCCTTTACGGTCTCGACGCTTCCGCCGAGATGCTGGAGACCTCGGCCAAGGCGATCGCGCGCGCCGGCCTGACCGGACGGGTCAAGCTCGTCCAGGCCTATGCCGAAGACCTCGGCCCGGGCCTGTTCGGAGAGGGCGAGCCGTTCGACGCCATCGTGTTCTCCTATTCGCTGTCGATGATTCCGGACTGGCGCAAGGCGCTCAGCGCGGCGCAGGCGGCGCTCGCGCCGGGCGGAAAGATACACGTCGTCGATTTCGGGGACCTGAAGGGGCTCGGCCGGCTCGGCGAACGCCTGCTGCGCTTCTGGCTCTCGCTCTTCCACGTGGCGCCGCGCGAAGAACTCCTGCGCAGCATCGAGGCCGGCAGCGGCAAAGGCAGTCTCGAACTGCTCACGGGACGCTACGCCTTCGTCTGGACCGCCGGGCGGAGCGACGGATTCTGGTCGGCCGATCACGGACCGGTCTGA
- a CDS encoding DUF3419 family protein produces MANLLLDKAAHQKPATTKRGALERLFTLMFQGFVYNQIWEDPVVDLAALALKSDHRVITIASGGCNVLNYLAADPAKIIAVDLNPNHIALTKLKLAALESLPSHDAFFRFFGQANDKANRAAYDKYLRPKLDAETRKYWEKDRPLRGRRINMFGKNLYRYGLLGRFIGILHAVAKLHGKKLEPILAARTPEEQRRLFERDIAPLFDYKSIKLLSKSPVSLYALGIPPAQYDELVAAGDPVSVLRERVERLACDFPIQENYFAWQAFGRGYDVEHREAVPAYLQRETYDFIRTRANKVEVHHASLTDFLQAQAPGSLHRYVLLDAQDWMNQDQITALWREIDRTADIRDARVIFRTAGPESPLPRKLPPDVLAPWTYLEAESRAWHAKDRSSIYGGFHVYARRKPS; encoded by the coding sequence ATGGCAAATCTGCTTCTCGACAAGGCGGCCCATCAGAAGCCCGCGACCACCAAGAGAGGCGCCCTGGAGCGGCTCTTTACCCTTATGTTTCAAGGGTTTGTCTATAACCAAATCTGGGAGGACCCGGTCGTCGACCTGGCCGCTCTGGCGCTCAAATCCGACCATCGGGTGATCACCATCGCGTCGGGCGGCTGCAACGTCCTGAACTATCTAGCGGCCGACCCGGCCAAGATCATCGCCGTCGACCTCAACCCCAATCACATCGCCCTGACCAAGCTGAAGCTCGCCGCGCTGGAGAGCCTTCCCAGCCACGACGCCTTCTTCCGCTTCTTCGGCCAGGCGAACGACAAGGCCAACCGCGCGGCCTACGACAAATATCTGCGCCCGAAGCTGGACGCCGAGACGCGGAAATATTGGGAGAAGGATCGCCCCCTGCGCGGCCGGCGCATCAACATGTTCGGCAAGAACCTCTACCGCTACGGCCTTTTGGGACGCTTCATCGGCATCCTGCATGCCGTCGCCAAGCTGCACGGCAAGAAGCTCGAGCCGATCCTGGCGGCGCGCACGCCGGAGGAACAGCGCCGCCTGTTCGAGCGCGATATCGCGCCCCTGTTCGACTACAAGTCGATCAAGTTGCTGTCCAAGAGCCCGGTGTCGCTCTACGCGCTGGGCATTCCGCCGGCGCAGTATGACGAGCTGGTCGCGGCCGGCGATCCGGTCTCGGTGCTGCGCGAGCGCGTCGAGCGGCTGGCCTGCGACTTCCCGATCCAGGAGAACTATTTCGCCTGGCAGGCGTTCGGCCGCGGCTATGACGTCGAGCATCGCGAGGCGGTGCCGGCCTATCTGCAGCGCGAGACCTACGACTTCATCCGCACCCGCGCGAACAAGGTGGAGGTGCATCACGCCTCGCTGACCGATTTCCTGCAGGCCCAGGCGCCGGGGTCGCTGCACCGCTATGTCCTGCTCGACGCGCAGGACTGGATGAACCAGGACCAGATCACCGCGCTGTGGCGCGAGATCGACCGCACCGCCGACATCCGCGATGCCCGCGTGATCTTCCGCACCGCGGGGCCCGAATCGCCACTGCCGCGCAAATTGCCGCCCGACGTGCTCGCGCCCTGGACCTATCTGGAGGCGGAGAGCCGCGCCTGGCACGCCAAGGACCGGTCCTCGATCTATGGCGGCTTTCATGTTTACGCGCGCCGCAAGCCGTCGTGA
- the tesB gene encoding acyl-CoA thioesterase II, producing the protein MTKPAKTAIAEVLELLDLEKIEENIYRGQSPEDRMQRVFGGQVLGQALVAASRTVEGRVCHSFHAYFLRAGDPKVPILYEVDRARDGASFTSRRVVAIQHGKQIFHMSASFQVPEKGLEHQFDMPSVPDPETLIDEHEARKQWMDKMPEEQKAWMSRPRPIELRPVILDDWMNRAPRAPFDNVWIRATGPVPNDVVVQQSVLAYASDMSLLDTALLPHGRSWHSPMQMASLDHAMWFHHAFKMDDWLLYAQDSPSSSGARGFNRGSIFSREGKLVASVVQEGLMRVREARKKD; encoded by the coding sequence ATGACCAAGCCCGCCAAGACCGCCATCGCCGAAGTCCTCGAACTGCTCGACCTGGAAAAGATCGAGGAGAACATCTACCGGGGCCAAAGCCCGGAAGACCGCATGCAGCGCGTGTTCGGCGGCCAGGTGCTGGGCCAGGCGCTGGTCGCGGCGAGCCGCACGGTCGAGGGCCGCGTCTGCCACTCCTTCCACGCCTATTTCCTGCGCGCCGGCGATCCGAAAGTTCCCATCCTGTACGAGGTCGACCGCGCCCGCGACGGCGCGAGCTTCACCTCGCGCCGCGTCGTCGCCATCCAGCACGGCAAGCAGATCTTCCATATGTCGGCCTCGTTCCAGGTTCCCGAGAAGGGGCTGGAGCACCAGTTCGACATGCCGTCGGTGCCGGACCCCGAAACGCTCATCGACGAGCACGAGGCGCGCAAGCAGTGGATGGACAAGATGCCGGAGGAGCAGAAGGCCTGGATGAGCCGTCCGCGCCCCATCGAATTGCGCCCCGTCATCCTCGACGATTGGATGAACCGCGCGCCGCGCGCCCCGTTCGACAATGTCTGGATCCGCGCCACGGGTCCGGTGCCCAACGACGTCGTCGTGCAGCAATCGGTCCTCGCCTATGCCTCCGACATGTCGCTGCTCGACACCGCGCTCCTGCCGCATGGCCGCTCGTGGCATTCGCCGATGCAGATGGCGAGCCTTGACCACGCCATGTGGTTCCACCACGCCTTCAAGATGGACGATTGGCTGCTCTACGCCCAGGATTCGCCGAGTTCCTCGGGCGCGCGCGGCTTCAACCGCGGCTCGATCTTCTCGCGCGAAGGCAAGCTGGTCGCCAGCGTCGTGCAGGAAGGGCTGATGCGGGTGCGCGAGGCGCGCAAGAAGGATTAG
- a CDS encoding TadE/TadG family type IV pilus assembly protein, with protein MLNLIARFRRAKDGIAAVEFAILAPVMVALFLGSIELCDALDCQQKVTGMASTAADLVAQETQATNGDISNVFAAVNSIVYPYPAAGLKIVITSIAQTTGPNPTTKVAWSCAQNTAPRTAGSAITVPTGVISSGGSVILAEVSYPYSSPVSDYITGTINMTETFYARPRRSTTITAPASCP; from the coding sequence ATGCTGAACCTCATCGCCCGCTTCCGCCGCGCCAAGGACGGCATCGCGGCGGTCGAGTTCGCGATACTGGCTCCGGTGATGGTCGCCCTGTTCCTGGGCAGCATCGAGCTGTGCGACGCGCTCGACTGCCAGCAGAAGGTCACCGGCATGGCGTCGACCGCCGCCGATCTCGTGGCCCAGGAGACCCAGGCCACCAACGGCGACATCTCGAACGTCTTCGCGGCGGTGAACTCGATCGTCTATCCCTATCCGGCGGCGGGGCTGAAGATCGTGATCACCAGCATCGCCCAGACAACGGGCCCCAATCCGACCACCAAGGTCGCCTGGAGCTGCGCGCAGAACACAGCGCCGCGCACCGCGGGCAGCGCGATCACCGTTCCGACCGGCGTCATCTCCAGCGGCGGCAGCGTGATCCTGGCGGAAGTGAGCTATCCCTACAGTTCGCCGGTGAGCGACTACATCACCGGCACGATCAACATGACCGAGACGTTTTATGCGCGCCCGCGCCGCAGCACGACGATCACCGCCCCGGCGAGCTGCCCCTAA
- a CDS encoding TadE/TadG family type IV pilus assembly protein: MRGDARKGSAAIEFAIIAPVFFILLLGIIENGVIFFAASTLQNATDNAARYVRTGQAQAANLTQAQFRTRICNDIAPLLACDGNLQIDLDAYAGYGGATFAAPIDANGNLKANLSNYQPGVACNVVLVRAFYTWKVMTPGLSVFLTNITGGYHLISATAAFRNEPFNVAVAGC; the protein is encoded by the coding sequence ATGCGCGGCGATGCGCGCAAGGGTTCCGCGGCGATCGAATTCGCCATCATCGCGCCGGTGTTCTTCATCCTGCTCCTGGGCATCATCGAGAACGGCGTGATCTTCTTCGCCGCCTCGACCCTGCAGAACGCGACCGACAACGCCGCGCGCTATGTGCGCACCGGCCAGGCGCAGGCCGCGAACCTGACCCAGGCGCAGTTCCGCACGCGGATCTGCAACGACATCGCGCCGCTTCTCGCCTGTGACGGCAATCTGCAGATCGACCTGGACGCCTATGCCGGCTATGGCGGCGCGACCTTCGCCGCGCCGATCGACGCCAATGGCAATCTCAAGGCCAATCTGAGCAACTACCAGCCCGGCGTCGCCTGCAACGTCGTGCTGGTGCGCGCCTTCTACACCTGGAAGGTGATGACGCCGGGGCTTTCGGTGTTTCTCACCAACATCACCGGCGGCTATCACCTGATCAGCGCGACCGCGGCGTTCCGCAACGAGCCCTTCAACGTCGCGGTGGCCGGATGCTGA
- a CDS encoding TadE/TadG family type IV pilus assembly protein, translated as MTDMFLAETFRDAWKRASAFLRNRSANVAMIFAISSIPVVIAAGAGLDLTRAMIVKSALSEALDAAALSVGSAPGLTQAQMQTQAQNYFNANYKVDAAYGTPAAVTVVPNGQSVTVSTSVPMPTTLMSVAGIHSVPVDASSTVVWGQTKLWVSLVLDNTGSMCESDANRNASSPCPHPSSGAKIVALKSATHSLLTMLQGASANPGDVQVALVPFVKDVNVGTGFSSASWIDWGYFGSCNISGITYQSKCQTTHGTWTTWNGNGTCSISGKTTQNSCQNATGTWTGNSHSNWNGCVNDRGNDGGPDTNNNYDVMKTSPSTGTVSSLFVAENYSSCPQALIGLGYNWSALSTEVDAMVADGTTNQSIGLVWGWHALSTGAPLNALALPANTARYIIILSDGLNTQNRWSSSQSSVDARMSLVCTNAKADHIIIYAVFVDIGGTQGNSTVLQNCATDATKYFDLTSTTQIADTFNNIGQQITNLRVAR; from the coding sequence ATGACCGACATGTTCCTGGCCGAGACATTCCGCGATGCATGGAAGCGCGCCAGCGCCTTTCTCCGCAACCGCAGCGCCAATGTCGCGATGATCTTCGCGATATCGAGCATCCCGGTGGTCATCGCGGCCGGCGCCGGTCTCGACCTCACGCGCGCCATGATCGTGAAGTCGGCGCTGAGCGAGGCGCTCGACGCGGCGGCGCTGTCGGTCGGCAGCGCGCCGGGCCTGACCCAGGCGCAGATGCAGACCCAGGCGCAGAACTACTTCAACGCCAACTACAAGGTCGATGCCGCCTACGGCACGCCGGCCGCCGTCACCGTGGTGCCGAACGGCCAGTCGGTGACGGTCTCGACCTCGGTCCCGATGCCGACGACGCTGATGAGCGTCGCGGGAATCCACAGCGTGCCGGTCGACGCGTCGTCCACCGTGGTGTGGGGCCAGACCAAGCTGTGGGTCAGCCTCGTGCTCGACAACACCGGTTCGATGTGCGAATCCGACGCCAATCGCAACGCCAGCAGCCCGTGCCCGCATCCGTCTTCCGGCGCCAAGATCGTGGCGCTGAAATCCGCGACCCACAGCCTGCTGACCATGCTCCAGGGCGCATCGGCCAATCCGGGCGACGTCCAGGTCGCGCTGGTGCCCTTCGTCAAGGACGTCAATGTCGGCACCGGCTTCTCCAGCGCGTCCTGGATCGACTGGGGCTATTTCGGCTCGTGCAACATCTCGGGCATCACCTATCAGTCGAAATGCCAGACCACGCACGGCACATGGACCACCTGGAACGGCAACGGCACCTGCAGCATCTCGGGAAAAACCACGCAGAACAGCTGCCAGAATGCCACCGGCACCTGGACGGGAAACAGCCACAGCAACTGGAACGGCTGCGTCAACGATCGCGGCAACGACGGCGGTCCCGACACGAACAACAACTACGACGTCATGAAGACGTCGCCCTCCACCGGAACGGTATCGAGCCTGTTCGTGGCGGAAAACTACAGCTCCTGTCCGCAGGCGCTCATCGGCCTCGGCTACAATTGGAGCGCATTGAGCACCGAGGTCGACGCGATGGTGGCGGACGGAACCACCAACCAGTCCATCGGCCTGGTCTGGGGCTGGCATGCGCTGTCCACGGGCGCGCCGCTGAACGCACTGGCGCTCCCGGCCAACACGGCGCGCTACATCATCATCCTGAGCGACGGCCTCAACACCCAGAACCGCTGGTCCAGCTCGCAGTCCTCGGTCGACGCGCGCATGTCGCTGGTGTGCACCAATGCCAAGGCGGACCACATCATCATCTATGCCGTGTTCGTCGATATCGGCGGAACCCAGGGCAACTCGACCGTCCTGCAGAACTGCGCGACCGATGCGACCAAATATTTCGATCTGACCAGCACCACCCAGATCGCGGACACCTTCAACAATATCGGCCAGCAGATCACCAACCTGCGCGTCGCGCGGTGA
- a CDS encoding pilus assembly protein N-terminal domain-containing protein, translated as MRRAILAALAFSLAGTAAFAAGGVSVPMDEVRTVTFGRPVTTVYVGNPSIADVNVIDSRHAFVLGKSFGTTNVIALDSQGREISNTSVTVSGTRGSTVTLNRGAAQTTLACSSARCETAPLPGDAHFTDVMGDFEKHLDLGSKTAQ; from the coding sequence ATGCGCCGCGCCATTCTTGCCGCCCTCGCCTTCAGCCTTGCCGGCACGGCCGCGTTCGCCGCCGGCGGCGTGTCGGTTCCGATGGACGAGGTGCGCACCGTCACCTTCGGCAGGCCGGTCACCACCGTCTATGTCGGCAACCCGTCGATCGCCGACGTGAACGTCATCGACTCGCGGCACGCCTTCGTGCTCGGCAAGTCGTTCGGCACGACCAATGTCATCGCGCTCGATTCGCAGGGTCGCGAGATCTCCAACACCTCCGTCACCGTGTCGGGCACGCGCGGCTCCACGGTCACGCTGAACCGGGGCGCGGCGCAGACGACGCTGGCCTGTTCGAGCGCGCGCTGCGAGACGGCGCCGCTTCCGGGCGACGCGCACTTCACCGACGTGATGGGCGACTTCGAGAAACATCTCGACCTCGGGTCCAAGACGGCGCAGTAG
- a CDS encoding Flp family type IVb pilin: MNNLFARFVRDESGATAIEYGLIAALIAVVIIGAIQVVGTDLSTTFKTIGDKLG; the protein is encoded by the coding sequence ATGAACAACCTTTTCGCTCGCTTCGTGCGCGACGAGTCCGGCGCGACGGCCATCGAGTATGGCCTCATCGCCGCGCTTATCGCCGTCGTTATCATCGGCGCCATTCAGGTCGTCGGTACCGATCTGTCGACCACGTTCAAGACCATTGGCGACAAGCTCGGTTAG
- a CDS encoding prepilin peptidase: MTAELLVLIVLPALLALAAGWDLASFTIPNALQIALIGAFAVFAISVGLSPAEIGGHLLAGFVGLAIGFTLFALGYVGGGDAKLFACVLLWIGFRNLLDYTLVAVVMGGGLSVLILAMRRVPLPASLGSQGWIARLHDAKGGIPYGVALAAGAVLILPQTEIFKMAATI; encoded by the coding sequence ATGACCGCCGAGCTTCTCGTCCTGATCGTGCTGCCCGCGCTTCTCGCGCTCGCGGCCGGCTGGGACCTTGCCAGCTTCACCATCCCCAACGCCCTGCAGATCGCCCTGATCGGCGCCTTCGCCGTGTTCGCGATCTCGGTGGGCCTGTCGCCGGCCGAGATCGGCGGCCATCTCCTGGCCGGCTTCGTCGGGCTCGCGATCGGCTTCACGCTGTTTGCCTTGGGCTATGTCGGCGGCGGCGACGCGAAGCTGTTCGCCTGCGTCCTTTTGTGGATCGGATTTCGCAATCTGCTCGACTACACGCTCGTCGCCGTGGTGATGGGCGGCGGATTGAGCGTTCTCATCCTGGCGATGCGGCGCGTACCGCTCCCGGCCTCGCTGGGATCGCAAGGCTGGATCGCGCGCCTGCACGACGCGAAGGGCGGCATCCCCTACGGCGTGGCGCTGGCCGCCGGCGCCGTCCTGATTCTTCCGCAGACGGAAATTTTCAAAATGGCGGCAACGATCTAG
- the cpaB gene encoding Flp pilus assembly protein CpaB produces MNMPRMLVLGLAVVAAAVAVLIVRGLMGGGTPQVAAMLPKPQVVTGEVLVASEPLQPGQTLAASLVRWQAWPKSSIDSSFITHDETPNLDAALAGTVVRAPMVAGEPLTAAKFVRSDAAGFMAATLQPGMRAVSIPITTESGAGGFILPNDRVDLLMTEQISETPRRFRARIVLTNIRVLAMDQTYKQDKDQKVVLAKSATLELSSDQARIVTKAQAGGPLSLALRALGDETKPAPIAANQANPANDDDGPDGSGVTVIRFGVMPSGANGRKE; encoded by the coding sequence ATGAACATGCCGCGCATGCTGGTTCTCGGTCTCGCCGTCGTCGCGGCGGCGGTCGCCGTGCTGATCGTGCGCGGCCTCATGGGCGGCGGCACGCCCCAGGTCGCGGCGATGCTGCCCAAGCCGCAGGTCGTGACCGGCGAAGTGCTCGTCGCGTCCGAGCCGTTGCAGCCCGGCCAGACGCTCGCCGCCTCGCTGGTGCGCTGGCAGGCGTGGCCGAAATCCAGCATCGATTCGAGCTTCATCACCCATGACGAGACGCCCAATCTCGACGCCGCGCTCGCCGGCACGGTGGTGCGCGCCCCGATGGTGGCGGGCGAGCCGCTGACGGCCGCGAAATTCGTGCGCAGCGACGCCGCCGGCTTCATGGCCGCGACGCTGCAGCCGGGCATGCGCGCGGTGTCCATTCCGATCACCACCGAATCCGGCGCCGGCGGCTTCATCCTGCCCAACGACCGCGTCGATCTTCTGATGACCGAGCAGATTTCCGAAACCCCGCGCCGCTTCCGCGCCCGCATCGTGCTCACCAACATCCGCGTGCTGGCGATGGACCAGACCTACAAGCAGGACAAGGACCAGAAGGTCGTGCTCGCCAAATCCGCGACGCTCGAATTGTCGTCCGACCAGGCGCGGATCGTGACCAAGGCGCAGGCCGGCGGGCCCTTGAGCCTGGCGCTGCGCGCGCTCGGCGACGAAACCAAGCCGGCGCCGATCGCGGCGAACCAGGCGAACCCGGCGAATGACGACGACGGGCCGGACGGCAGCGGCGTCACCGTCATCCGCTTCGGCGTGATGCCGAGCGGCGCGAACGGAAGGAAAGAGTAG